A window of Kribbella amoyensis contains these coding sequences:
- a CDS encoding PQQ-binding-like beta-propeller repeat protein, with translation MHRKPPRKKGPIVAVVLALVVILIGGAGGALYYYRIPLGLFAGSRLDVDRELGYVVQDKFAANYLPKEGDGFPARWWTEKYLVRAMPNALVGYDLAAGRTAYTVKLPDNHFCQASRQQSGQGYVAVLQGTRKEGCRRITVVDLANGKVVWSKEVAPAGPARSEPVLTDFPQYDHRPAILGDRLYVPTDKGGHILDLATGSVIQQPNPKAGCVSTQYDALGATGLAYRDCSRSGRKGRQLLGFDASGKTLWEYNLPVDGRRPTSVVGVLSVDPLLVRVLDGTGKKEVWRVDPRTGKHQVVVDLANRSASDPCERAGSDGLYDCSGHALSDGVLFLQQRNGIEAYDVGTGEALWRSEWDTKHKVSGPLGLDAGGQPLVYLLPTKDDPAAVVKVDRANGAMTAIATLPEAPRGSYRPGGSSLLHQPEAVDWHDGHLALYRVRPSSRDAGYAATLILK, from the coding sequence CTGGCGCTGGTGGTGATCCTGATCGGCGGGGCGGGCGGCGCGTTGTACTACTACCGGATCCCGCTCGGGCTCTTCGCCGGGTCGCGGCTCGACGTCGACCGCGAGCTCGGTTACGTCGTCCAGGACAAGTTCGCGGCGAACTACCTCCCGAAGGAGGGCGACGGCTTCCCGGCCCGCTGGTGGACCGAGAAGTACCTGGTCCGGGCGATGCCGAACGCGCTCGTCGGGTACGACCTCGCCGCCGGCCGGACCGCGTACACGGTGAAGCTGCCGGACAACCACTTCTGCCAGGCCTCCCGGCAACAGTCCGGTCAGGGGTACGTGGCTGTGCTGCAAGGAACCCGGAAGGAGGGGTGCCGGCGCATCACCGTGGTCGACCTGGCCAACGGCAAGGTGGTGTGGTCGAAGGAGGTCGCCCCGGCCGGTCCGGCCCGTTCGGAGCCGGTGCTCACGGACTTCCCGCAGTACGATCATCGGCCCGCGATCCTCGGCGACCGGCTCTACGTCCCCACCGACAAGGGCGGCCACATCCTCGACCTGGCCACCGGGTCGGTGATCCAGCAGCCGAATCCGAAGGCGGGCTGCGTCAGCACCCAGTACGACGCGCTCGGGGCGACTGGGCTGGCGTACCGGGACTGCTCGCGGTCCGGGCGGAAGGGGCGGCAGCTGCTCGGATTCGATGCCTCGGGCAAGACCTTGTGGGAGTACAACCTGCCGGTGGACGGCAGGCGGCCGACCTCGGTGGTGGGCGTGTTGTCGGTGGACCCGCTGCTCGTCCGGGTCCTGGACGGTACGGGCAAGAAGGAGGTCTGGCGGGTCGACCCCAGGACCGGCAAGCACCAGGTCGTCGTGGACCTGGCGAACCGGTCCGCCTCCGATCCCTGCGAACGGGCCGGCAGCGACGGTCTCTACGACTGTTCCGGTCACGCGTTGTCCGACGGCGTGCTGTTTCTCCAGCAGCGCAACGGCATCGAGGCGTACGACGTCGGGACCGGCGAGGCGCTGTGGCGATCCGAGTGGGACACCAAGCACAAGGTGTCCGGGCCGCTCGGGCTCGACGCCGGCGGTCAACCGCTCGTCTACCTGCTGCCGACCAAGGACGACCCGGCCGCGGTGGTCAAGGTGGATCGCGCGAACGGTGCCATGACCGCGATCGCGACGTTGCCCGAAGCACCGAGAGGCTCGTACCGCCCCGGCGGCAGCTCGCTGCTGCACCAACCCGAGGCCGTCGACTGGCACGACGGCCATCTCGCCCTGTACCGCGTCCGGCCGAGCTCCCGGGACGCCGGCTACGCGGCCACCCTGATTCTCAAGTAG